GACCACGAGCTTGGTGAACTGCTGTACCTCGGTCACCTGCTTCGTCCAGTACTCCGGCGCGTAGTCACGAAGCACCACGACGCAGCCGCGGCCGTCTATCGCGCTGTCGCCAACGACCGAGTCGATGGCCGTGTTGCCGGCAACGTCGTAGGTCCAGCGGCTGCCGGGCACGAGCGGGAAGTAATCGGACTTCGCCCGGTAGAGCGTCATGTCGTCGCAACCGGAGAGCAGCGCACCGACGGCAATGACGACGAGGAGGCGGCGACACGCGTCAGAACACATAGGCGACTCCTCCTTTGATTCCGATCAGGTAGGTGACAGAGACGGTGCGGGAGCTGCCGGCGGGCCGCGACTCGCCGAACAGGAAGTTGTCAAGGCCAAGTGACAACCGGCTGTGGCCCTGGCGTTGGAAGAAACCCAGGCCGACAATCCCGAAAGGTGACCTGCCCGCCTCGCGGGCAGAACCAACCGCACGGCTTAGCAGCCCGAGCCCGGCCGAAGCCGAGGCCTCGAATCCCCAGTAGGAAGTCGTTCCCGCAGCCGGGCGGCCCACTGCGAACTCGTGGCCGTACCCGAACGACAACCGGTTGATGTCGAATCGGTAGGGGCTGGTCTGTTTCGCCTGCAGGCCGGTGTAGCCGTACTCCAGCATGAGGCGTTCCGCCGCGGTCGCGTAGCTGAGGCTGATGCCGAAGAGGGCTGCGGCGTCGTGGGTGTTTTCGAGTCCGGAAGACGGGAACGTCACTCCGATGTGGCCGCCGGCTTCAAAACCACCGGTAACCAGCACGGACACAAGCAAAAGGGGCAGCATGAAGAGAATGTAGGCGGTTGCCGCGCAGAGTCAAGGATGGCAAGGGGTAGAGGCTAGGGATCAGGGAGGAGGGATTGCGGGCTATCGACCAGGGACTTCCATCATGCGGTCAAGCGCGCGGCGCGCGCGGCCGGCGGCTTCCGCGGACACGTCGATCTCCGGCATCGCGCCTTCCAGTGCGGCCTGGACATCTTCCAGCCGGGTCAGCTTCATGTTCCTGCAGAGCGCGGACCGGCGCAGGGGCCAGCACCTGACCTGCGGCAGATCGCGACGGACCCGGTCGCACATGCCGGCTTCGGTACCGAGCACGATTGCTCCATGCTCCCGCGCCAAACGGACCATGCCCGAGGTCGAGGCAGCCGCGTCGGCCGCGTCAATTGCCTCGAGCGGGCATTCGGGGTGAACGACGACGAAGGCGTCGGGATGTTCCTTGCGGGCTCGTTCCACATCGGCTGCCCGGAAGGAGGCGTGCACATAGCAGAATCCCTCCCAGGGAATGATCCCGGCGGGCGAGAGTCGGGAGTCAGGAATCGGGAGTCGGGAATCGAGCAGGGGACGTCCGGCCTCGCGGGCGACGTAGGCGGCAAGATGGCGGTCAGGAACGAAGAGGATGCGCTGGTCGGCGGGCAGGGATTTCACGACCCTGACCGCGTTGGCCGACGTGCAGCAGATGTCGGATTCAGCCTTGACTTCGGCCGGGGTGTTGACGTAAGCGACAGTGGTCACATCACCCAGTTCGCTCTTCCGCGCACGCAGCGCCTCGGCCGTGACCATGTCCGCCATCTGGCAGCCTGCGTCCGGGGCGGCCAGAACCACCCGGGTTTCGGGATTGACCAGCTTCGCCGTCTCAGCCATGAAGCGGACGCCGCAGAAGACGATCAGCCGGGATCTCACCGTCCGCGCCTGCCGGGCGAGTTCCAGCGAGTCGCCGATGAAGTCGGCGACGTCGTAGATGTCCGGAACCTGGTAATTGTGGGCGAGGATAACGGCGCCGGCAGCGGATTTCAGATTGCGGATTGCGGATTTCAGATTAGCGGAGTCGGATGGCGAGTTCATCGACGCGGGCCGGGACGGCGCCAGCGACCACGACCGGCGTGAGTGGAGCGAAGGTTCGGGCGGGGAGCCGGTGGTGACGGACGACGCGGCGGCGGAGTCCAGACCGAATTCTCGTCGATGATGTGAACGACCTCGATGTCCTGTTTGGCCAGGTGCTCGGCGATTGACAGGCGGTGGCAGTTCTCCGGCGTCCGCTCGGCGCAGAGGACGCAGCACGCCCGCTTGGCGGCTTTGCTGCGAATGATGTCTATGCCCCGCTTGAACTCATCGCTGTCCGTCCATTGTCCGCGGCCGTCGTCGCATGGCCCGCCCAGCTCGTTGCCCATGAAGATGTAGTCGATACCCTGGCCGGCAGCCAGAGCCTGCAGTCCGTCGCGGCGGAAGTAGTCCTCGCGCGACTCCGGAGTGCGGCGGACGTCGAAGAGCACCTCGATCCCGTACTTCACGAGCAGCCGGGCAAAGTCGAAGTGGGTCCGGTGGTCCGTGCCGATGGTAAAGACTTTCATTGGCGCTGGTTTGTCAGTCGGCGACCTCCAATCCTAGACCAGGAACGGAGACAAGTAAAGTGCGGCGCTAGCCATTCGGTGCCGGGTCAGGTTCGCGCAGTTCCAGCCGGATGGTGCCGAACTCGG
The candidate division WOR-3 bacterium genome window above contains:
- the nadA gene encoding quinolinate synthase translates to MNSPSDSANLKSAIRNLKSAAGAVILAHNYQVPDIYDVADFIGDSLELARQARTVRSRLIVFCGVRFMAETAKLVNPETRVVLAAPDAGCQMADMVTAEALRARKSELGDVTTVAYVNTPAEVKAESDICCTSANAVRVVKSLPADQRILFVPDRHLAAYVAREAGRPLLDSRLPIPDSRLSPAGIIPWEGFCYVHASFRAADVERARKEHPDAFVVVHPECPLEAIDAADAAASTSGMVRLAREHGAIVLGTEAGMCDRVRRDLPQVRCWPLRRSALCRNMKLTRLEDVQAALEGAMPEIDVSAEAAGRARRALDRMMEVPGR
- a CDS encoding DUF488 domain-containing protein; amino-acid sequence: MKVFTIGTDHRTHFDFARLLVKYGIEVLFDVRRTPESREDYFRRDGLQALAAGQGIDYIFMGNELGGPCDDGRGQWTDSDEFKRGIDIIRSKAAKRACCVLCAERTPENCHRLSIAEHLAKQDIEVVHIIDENSVWTPPPRRPSPPAPRPNLRSTHAGRGRWRRPGPRR